TGCTGGCCTGCGTGGGTCCCGATCCCCGCACGCCGGGCATCCGCTGAACGGCACGCCCGCGGTCAGTCGCGCAGGCCCGCCACCCGCGCGGTATCCATGTAGTCGCGGAAGAGAGTGACCTCACCGTCGCGCACATGCACCCTGTTGACCGAGGTATGCACTCGGGCTCGGCTGCCGGCGACGGTCATGTCCACATCGTTCTCCACGAACAACACATCGGGGTCGGCCGTTTCGTAGACCGTGGGATAGATCCCGTGGATCTCGACTCCCGACAGGCCCGACCACCGCTGCGCCAGATGCTCGCGAACCGCCTCCCGGCCCTGGATTCGTTGCGGCATACCGGGAATCGGGAACGGGATCTCGAACACCACATCCGCGGACAGGTGCGCCACGAAGGTATCGGCATCACGGGAGGACAGGGTCGAGAACAGCTGCTCGACGATGTCGCGCGGACTGCGTACCGAAGGGGAAACCATGATGTACTCCTCGAAGACAGAAGCGGAACGTATGCCCCGTTTATAATCCGGAACGTGCGCCCCGTTTGTCAACGGTTACCGGGTAGAATCTCGCTGTGGCGGAGAATCAGACAGCCGAACCGGCGGCCGAACCGCGCCGCGCCCTGCGTGCCGACGCTCGCCGGAACCGCGAGCGGGTATTGGCGGCGGCACGCGAAGCCTTTGCCGCCGAAGGGATCTCGGTGCCGCTGGATGAGATCGCACGGCGTGCGAGGGTCGGGCCCGGCACCGTCTACCGTCACTTCCCCACCAAGGAAGCGTTGTTCCAGGCCGCCATCGTCGACAACATCGAGCGAATGATCGAGTACGCGCGCGGACTCGAGGCCGCCGACGATCCCGGCGCGGCCTTCTTCGAACTACTCGATCACATGGTCGGCCAGGGCGCCGTCAAGCGCGATCTCGCCGATGCGCTCGGCGGTCACCAGATGGCCGAGATCACCGGGCCCACAAAGGAATTCCAGGCGGTGACGGCTCGGGTACTGGAACGCGCCCAGGGTTCCGGGGCGGTACGCGCGGATATCGACATCGACGATCTGATGCGAATACTCAAGGGCACCTTCACCGTTACCCACACCGCGACCGAAGATCAGCGCGCGCGAGCATTCGCCGTGGTCTTCGACGGACTGCGCGGGCGCTGACCCGGCCGGGGATCACAGGCGCACGGACACGGAATGGGCCGCCCGTTGTCCGGACGGCCCATTCCGAATCGAATACTCAGCGCTGCGCGAGCAGCACTTCCGCGATCTGAATCGTGTTGAGCGCGGCGCCCTTCCGCAGGTTGTCACCCGAGATGAACAGCGCCAGCCCGCGCCCCTCCGGCGCGCCCGGATCCTGGCGGATGCGGCCGACGAGCGATTCGTCGCCACCGGCGGCCTGCAGCGGAGTCGGGACATCGACCAGTTTCACCCCCGGAGCGGCCGCGAGCAGTTCTTGCGCACGGGCCACCGAGAGCGGGCGATCGAATTCGGCATTGATCGACAACGAATGCCCGGTGAAAACCGGGACCCGCACGCAGGTGCCGCTCACCAGCAGCTCCGGCAGGCCGAGGATCTTGCGGCTCTCGTTGCGCAGCTTCTGATCCTCGTCCGTCTCACCGGAGCCGTCGTCGACGATCGCCCCCGCCATCGGCAGCACGTTGAAGGCGATGGGCGCGACGTACTTGTTCGGCGCGGGGAACCGCACGGCGCTGCCGTCGTGGGTCAGTTTCTCGGCCTCGTCGATCACCGCGCGCGCCTGGGAGGCGAGTTCCTCGACCCCGGCCAGTCCGCTTCCGGAGACGGCCTGGTAGCTGGAGACGATCAGCCGGGACAGGCCGGCCTCGTCGTGCAGCGGCTTCAGCACCGGCATAGCGGCCATGGTGGTGCAGTTGGGGTTGGCGATGATGCCCTTGACCAGGTTCCTGGTCTGTTCGGGATTCACCTCGCTGACCACCAGGGGCACCTCGGGGTCCTTGCGCCAGGCCGAGGAGTTGTCGATGACCGTCACTCCGGCGGCGGCGAAACGCGGGGCCTGTACCCGGGACATGGTCGCGCCGGCGGAGAACAGGGCGATATCCAGCCCGCTCGGGTCCGCGGTCTCGGTGTCCTCGACCACGACCTCACCGCCGCGCCACGGCAGCTTCTTGCCTGCCGACCGCGAGGAGGCGAAGAACCGCACCTCGTCGGCGGGAAAGTTACGTTCTTCCAGCAGTTTCCGCATGACGGCGCCGACCTGACCGGTCGCGCCGACCACACCTACCCGAACACCCATCGGTTACCGCCCCGTTCCGGCGTGCACGACCGCGACCTCGTCACCGCCCAGATCGAAGGCCTTGTGCAGCACCTGCACGGCCCCGTCCAGTTCGGTGTCCTTGACCAGCACCGAGATACGGATCTCGGAGGTCGAGATCAGGTCGATGTTGATACCCGCCTTGGCCAGCGCCTCACAGAAGGTGGCGGTGACGCCGGGGTGGCTCTTCATGCCCGCGCCGACCAGCGACACCTTGCCGATGTGGTCGTCGTAGAGCACCTGGGTGAAGCCGAGTTCGCCCTGCCGTTTGGTCAGGAACTCCACCGCGCGCGGGCCGTCGGAACGGGGCAGGGTGAAGGTGATGTCGGTCTTGCCCGTCTCGACTTTGGAGATGTTCTGCAACACCATGTCGATGTTGATCTCGGCATCGGCGATGGCGCGGAACACCTTGGCCGCGTAGCCCGGCTCGTCCGGCAGGGCCACCACGGTCACCTTGGCCTCGCTGCGATCGTGCGCGACGCCGGTGAGAATTGCGTCCTCCAAGGGGATGTCCTCCATCGATCCGTAGATGTAGGTGCCCTTGCGGTCGGTATAGGACGACCGCACGTGCACCGGAACGTTGTAGCGGCGGGCATATTCGACGCAGCGCAGCATGAGCACCTTCGCGCCGGTCGCGGCCAGCTCGAGCATCTCCTCGAAACTCACCTGATCCAGCTTCTGCGCATCCGGCACGATGCGCGGATCGGCGGTGAACACGCCGTCGACATCGGTGTAGATCTCGCAGACGTCGGCCTCGAGCGCGGCGGCGAGCGCTACCGCGGTGGTATCGGAACCGCCGCGGCCCAGCGTGGTGATGTCGCGGCTGTCCTGCGATACGCCCTGGAAGCCCGCGACCAGCACGATCATGCCCTCATCGAGAGCCTCGCGGACCCGGGAGGGGGTGACGTCGATGATGCGGGCATTGCCGTGGGTGCCGGTGGTGATGACCCCGGCTTGGGATCCGGTGAACGAACGAGCCTCGGCGCCCAACGAATGAATTGCCATGGCCACCAACGCGTTCGACATACGCTCACCGGAGGTCAGCAACATGTCGAGCTCACGAGCCGGCGGCGAGGGCGCCACCTGCTGGGCCAGATCCAGCAATTCGTCGGTGGTGTCACCCATCGCCGAGCACACGACCACGACATCGTGGCCCTGCTTCTTCGTCTCCACGATCCGCTCAGCGACGCGCCGGATTCGCTCGGCAGACTCGAGCGACGATCCTCCGTACTTCTGAACGACGAGAGCCACAGTGGGGTCCTCCAAGATCGACTAGCTGCTGTTACCAGGCACCAAGAGTACCGACCGGAGTCCACCGACAGGAGGCCTACCTCCGCTCGAGCCGAATCGATCACTCCGCCGCACGGCCCGGCCACGGCGCTCGGACCAGCGACGATCGGTGTCGTCGTGGCTTTCGGGCGCGGGATCGCCGTTGTGGCGCAGCACGATCCGCCGCATATTTTCGAATAACCGTGCCGACCTCGCCGAATACCGGCGTCGACAGGCAGCGAAGCGGCGGAATACCGCGGGGATGTGAGTAATCACACGGGCGTCGCTGCGCAACCGGCACGGCAGGAGATCGGATCGGGAAACTCGACCGCCGGGTTCGCCCCTATCCACAATCCCGAGGGAGCACGATGGGCCCATGAAGAGCATCGAGATCGAGCTGAGCACCGGCGACCGCGAGGTGGTGCACGATCTGACCCCGCAATGCACCATGTTCCTGCGGGAGAACGCCGACGGCGGGGACGGGCTCCTGCACATCTTCGTCCCGCACGCCACCGCCGGCGTCGCATTGATCGAGCTGGGCGCCGGCAGTGACGACGACCTGCTGTCCGCGCTGCGCGATCTGCTTCCCGCCGACGATCGCTGGCGCCACGCCCACGGCTCCCACGGGCACGGCCGCTCCCATGTGATGCCGGCCCTGATCGCGCCCTATGCCACCGTGCCGGTGCTGAACGGCGAGCTGACCCTGGGCACCTGGCAGTCGGTGGCCTTCGTCGACCTCAACGTCGACAACCCGATCCGCCGGGTACGCCTCTCTTTCCTCCGCGAGTCCAGTTGACCTTCGTCGCCGCGTGCGGCGGACGGTTCGGGTAATGGCGCCGAACGGCCTTGTCCACAGTGCTCTTTCGCATATCTACCTCCGCGTGGTTGTCGAATGGCAACGGTTCGAGGTCAGGCCCGCTCGAACCAGGTGACCTGGGCGCCGTTGCTGAATTCCCGCCGCTGAACCGGCCGGAAGGCAGCCGGCGAGAAATTGCCGGACAGCGCCGAGATCCCGGCGCCGGCCAGCACCGGATAGCTCTTGATGATCAGCTCGTCGATCTCCTCGATCAGCGCGCCCGCGAGTGTGCCGCCGCCGCACAACCAGATATCCCTGCCGTCCTGCTGCTTCAACTTCCGCACCAGCGCGACCGGATCGTCCGAGACGATCTCGACGTTCGGGTCGTCGACCGGTTCCAGGGTGCTCGACACGATGTATTGCTTCAGATGGGCATATGGACTCGGCACCCCGATCTGCAGGGCGGGCTCGTAGGTGCCGCGCCCCATGATCACCGTGTCCCACTCCCTGTTCGGTGTATCCACAGCCATCCCGAAATGCGGACGGATGTGAGTGGGGACCACCTCCGGATACCGCGCGTTCATCGCCTCCGTCATGTCGTCGGCCAGCGGATAGAACTCGACCTCGGCGCCAGGTCCGGCGATGTAGCCGTCCAGGGACACCCCGACGTAATAGACGAGCTTTCGCATCTTCAGAACCACCCAACCTGTTGTACTCTGCTTGAAGTGGTTTCAACGTAGTACTACAAACGGAGTGGTGTCAAGACAATGCGGACAAATCCAGAGCGACGGCAGGTCATGCTCGACGCGGCGATCGAAGTACTGGCACGTGAGGGCGCCCGGGGGCTGACCTTCCGCGCGGTCGACAAGCAGGCCGAAGTGCCGGCGGGGACGGCATCGAACTACTTCGCCAACCGAGACGACCTGCTGACCCAGGTCGGCAGCCGGTTCTACGAGCGGCTCACCCCCGACGCCCCCACCCTCGCCGAACTCATGGACGGCCCGCGCACTCGCGCGGGGGTGACCGAACTGCTCTCCGGAACGGTCGACCGCATCACGGCCTTCCGCACCGGCTATCTGGCGCAGCTGGAATTGCGCCTGGAGGCGACCCGCAGGCCGGAGTTGCAGCGCATGCTCACCGAACGCGTCCGCGCCGATATCGACTTCAACATCCGCAACCATCTCGAATCCGGCCAGCCCGGCGACGCGGATTCGGTGCTACTGCTCTATCTGGCACTGAATTGGCTCATCGTCGAGCGGCTCACACTGCCGGACGTCTTCACCGAGGATCAGGCCCGCGAACTGATTCGGCTGGCCGTCGAACGAGCGATTCCGGCCGACGGACAGTGAATGCCACCGCCTTGTGATGAGCATCACATCGGTCGATAATGGCGGACATGCAGGCTCAGGTCGGCGATCACATCCGCGTGCACAGCAATGCCGTGGGGATGCCCGAGCGCACCGGCGAGATACTCGAGGCGCGCGGCACTGATGGCACCCCGCCCTACATGGTCCGGTTCGAGGACGGACACGAG
The genomic region above belongs to Nocardia spumae and contains:
- a CDS encoding dihydrofolate reductase family protein, which gives rise to MRKLVYYVGVSLDGYIAGPGAEVEFYPLADDMTEAMNARYPEVVPTHIRPHFGMAVDTPNREWDTVIMGRGTYEPALQIGVPSPYAHLKQYIVSSTLEPVDDPNVEIVSDDPVALVRKLKQQDGRDIWLCGGGTLAGALIEEIDELIIKSYPVLAGAGISALSGNFSPAAFRPVQRREFSNGAQVTWFERA
- a CDS encoding secondary thiamine-phosphate synthase enzyme YjbQ → MKSIEIELSTGDREVVHDLTPQCTMFLRENADGGDGLLHIFVPHATAGVALIELGAGSDDDLLSALRDLLPADDRWRHAHGSHGHGRSHVMPALIAPYATVPVLNGELTLGTWQSVAFVDLNVDNPIRRVRLSFLRESS
- a CDS encoding TetR/AcrR family transcriptional regulator, which gives rise to MAENQTAEPAAEPRRALRADARRNRERVLAAAREAFAAEGISVPLDEIARRARVGPGTVYRHFPTKEALFQAAIVDNIERMIEYARGLEAADDPGAAFFELLDHMVGQGAVKRDLADALGGHQMAEITGPTKEFQAVTARVLERAQGSGAVRADIDIDDLMRILKGTFTVTHTATEDQRARAFAVVFDGLRGR
- a CDS encoding aspartate kinase translates to MALVVQKYGGSSLESAERIRRVAERIVETKKQGHDVVVVCSAMGDTTDELLDLAQQVAPSPPARELDMLLTSGERMSNALVAMAIHSLGAEARSFTGSQAGVITTGTHGNARIIDVTPSRVREALDEGMIVLVAGFQGVSQDSRDITTLGRGGSDTTAVALAAALEADVCEIYTDVDGVFTADPRIVPDAQKLDQVSFEEMLELAATGAKVLMLRCVEYARRYNVPVHVRSSYTDRKGTYIYGSMEDIPLEDAILTGVAHDRSEAKVTVVALPDEPGYAAKVFRAIADAEINIDMVLQNISKVETGKTDITFTLPRSDGPRAVEFLTKRQGELGFTQVLYDDHIGKVSLVGAGMKSHPGVTATFCEALAKAGINIDLISTSEIRISVLVKDTELDGAVQVLHKAFDLGGDEVAVVHAGTGR
- a CDS encoding DUF1918 domain-containing protein; this translates as MQAQVGDHIRVHSNAVGMPERTGEILEARGTDGTPPYMVRFEDGHESLVFPGPDCEVLHHR
- a CDS encoding TetR/AcrR family transcriptional regulator, whose translation is MRTNPERRQVMLDAAIEVLAREGARGLTFRAVDKQAEVPAGTASNYFANRDDLLTQVGSRFYERLTPDAPTLAELMDGPRTRAGVTELLSGTVDRITAFRTGYLAQLELRLEATRRPELQRMLTERVRADIDFNIRNHLESGQPGDADSVLLLYLALNWLIVERLTLPDVFTEDQARELIRLAVERAIPADGQ
- a CDS encoding nuclear transport factor 2 family protein — protein: MVSPSVRSPRDIVEQLFSTLSSRDADTFVAHLSADVVFEIPFPIPGMPQRIQGREAVREHLAQRWSGLSGVEIHGIYPTVYETADPDVLFVENDVDMTVAGSRARVHTSVNRVHVRDGEVTLFRDYMDTARVAGLRD
- a CDS encoding aspartate-semialdehyde dehydrogenase; the protein is MGVRVGVVGATGQVGAVMRKLLEERNFPADEVRFFASSRSAGKKLPWRGGEVVVEDTETADPSGLDIALFSAGATMSRVQAPRFAAAGVTVIDNSSAWRKDPEVPLVVSEVNPEQTRNLVKGIIANPNCTTMAAMPVLKPLHDEAGLSRLIVSSYQAVSGSGLAGVEELASQARAVIDEAEKLTHDGSAVRFPAPNKYVAPIAFNVLPMAGAIVDDGSGETDEDQKLRNESRKILGLPELLVSGTCVRVPVFTGHSLSINAEFDRPLSVARAQELLAAAPGVKLVDVPTPLQAAGGDESLVGRIRQDPGAPEGRGLALFISGDNLRKGAALNTIQIAEVLLAQR